In Notamacropus eugenii isolate mMacEug1 chromosome 1, mMacEug1.pri_v2, whole genome shotgun sequence, one genomic interval encodes:
- the RBBP6 gene encoding E3 ubiquitin-protein ligase RBBP6 isoform X3, whose product MSCVHYKFSSKLNYDTVTFDGLHISLCDLKKQIMGREKLKAADCDLQITNAQTKEEYTDDNALIPKNSSVIVRRIPIGGVKSTSKTYVMTSKSRTILETPFRSRTEPVSGTSKAIDDSSASISLAQLTKTANLAEANASEEDKIKAMMSQSGHEYDPINYMKKPLGPPPPSYTCFRCGKPGHYIKNCPTNGDKNFESVPRIKKSTGIPRSFMMEVKDPNMKGAMLTNTGKYAIPTIDAEAYAIGKKEKPPFLPEEPSSSSEEDDPIPDELLCLICKDIMTDAVVIPCCGNSYCDECIRTALLESDEHTCPTCHQNDVSPDALIANKFLRQAVNNFKNETGYTKRLRKQIPAPPPSIPPPRPLIQRNLQPLMRPPISRQQDPLMIPVTSASTHAATSISSSMTPNQSSLSSAVPINQPSPAPVPDITATVSISVHSEKSDGPFRDPDNKIIPAAALVSDHPKASSSIAISALMEEKGYQVPVLGTPSLLGQSLLHGQLIPTTGPVRINAARSAGGRPGWEPSINRGRHHGERSQRTQGPSLPATPVFVPVPPPPLYPPPPHTLPLPPGVPPPQFPPQFPPGQPPPAGYSVPPPGFPPAPANLSTPWVSTAVQTAHSNTIPTTQAPPLSREEFYREQRRLKEESKSPYSGSSYSRSSYTYSKSRSGSSRSRSYSRSFSRSHSRSYSRSPPYPRRGRGKSRNYRSRSRSHGYHRSRSRSPPYRRYHSRSRSPPVFRGQSPNKRNIPQGETEREYFNRYREVPPPYDIKAYYGRNVDFRDPFEKERYREWERNYREWYEKYYKGYAAGAQPRPPANRENFSPERFGPLGNRRENSPFARGRREDYSSVQGHRSRNIGGSYPEKLSARDGHTMKDNAKSKEKESENPPGDGKGNKHKKHRKRRKGEENEGFPNTELLESSRKQREPVGGEDIKTDSLFILPSRDDATPVRDEPMEAESITFKPVSEKEKKEKDKPKAKGDKTKRKNEGTAGSKKESTAKPVKASQEKIDVEREKSPRSEPPSKKAKEEVPKTESTKSSSQKDEKSISTPRKAHPKMTKEHQETKSTKEEKVKKEYSKDAKQEKLAIKEEKSKKNEKSKPADAKPEKRKRKAEEKGVEKEHEILSLKNSKPEVAEMMKPSPKRKIEPDVEKTDRTPEKDKTVLTAPAKKIKLNRETGKKIGSGENVPNAKELTEKLEPTSSKIKQEKVKGKVRRKVTATEGSSSTLVDYTSTSSTGGSPVRKCEEKTDTKRTVIKTMEEYNNDNTAPAEDVIIMIQVPQSKWDKDDFESEEEDVKSTQALSSVGKPASVIKNVSTKPSNPVKHIEKESEPSEKIQKPTKEVSHEGVQHEAKSSKICSSSEKGKTKDRDHSVSDKENSEKRKSSNQTEKDTSIDRINEQGNFKSLSQSSKDSRTLDKHDSGRGSSSKDFTPNRDKKVDYDNRDHSGSKRRDERSDLTRRKDSPSRTKLESSLGQKNKLKDERTDMPKKGVGESKRSNSSPSKDRRSYDHKAVHDSKRSNDDNKSVDKNPVKEREKHVSETKNNKEKELSGNKLFCRHSSPDTQIEKEHVTGQNDKTIVKPKPQVSHSSRLSSDLTRETDEAAFVPDYNESDSESNVSAKEEETLGKNPKELKDKVTEKPKETLDATVVGQIGVRSQSQSSPSVSRSRSHSPSGSQTRSHSSSASSAESQDSKKKKKKKEKKKHKKHKKHKKHKKHAGTELELEKSQKHKHKKKKSKKSKDKEKEKEKEKDDQKVKSVTV is encoded by the exons GACTTCCAAATCGCGCACAATCCTAGAAACTCCTTTCAG aagtCGAACTGAACCAGTGAGTGGAACCTCAAAAGCA ATTGATGACTCTTCTGCGTCTATTTCTCTGGCCCAGCTTAcaaag ACTGCCAATCTGGCTGAAGCCAATGCTTctgaagaagataaaataaaagcaatgatGTCACAGTCTGGCCACGAATATGATCCAATCAA ttACATGAAGAAACCTCTGGGTCCCCCTCCACCGTCCTATACCTGTTTCCGGTGTGGTAAACCTGGTCATTACATAAAGAATTGCCCAACAAATGGG GATAAAAACTTTGAATCAGTTCCCAGGATTAAAAAGAGTACTggaattcctaggagttttatgATGGAGGTCAAAGATCCTAATATGAAAGGTGCCATGCTTACCAACACTGGAAAATATGCAATCCCAACTATAGATGC aGAGGCATATGCcatagggaagaaagaaaaaccacCTTTCCTACCAGAGGAACCATCCTCTTCATCAGAAGAGGATGACCCTATCCCAGATGAATTGTTATGTCTAATCTGCAAAGATATAATGACTGATGCAGTTGTCATACCTTGCTGTGGAAACAGTTATTGTGATGAAT GTATAAGAACAGCATTGCTAGAATCAGATGAACATACATGTCCAACTTGTCATCAGAATGATGTATCTCCTGATGCTTTAATTGCCAACAAATTTTTACGCCAG GCTGTTAATAACTTCAAAAATGAAACTGGCTATACTAAAAGGCTTCGAAAACAGATACCCGCACCACCACCTTCAATTCCACCTCCAAGACCACTAATTCAGCGGAACCTACAACCCTTAATGAGACCTCCAATCTCAAGACAGCAGGACCCTTTAATGATTCCAGTGACTTCTGCATCTACTCATGCTGCTACTTCTATATCATCATCCATGACTCCCAATCAGTCTTCCCTATCATCTGCTGTACCTATAAATCAGCCTTCTCCAGCGCCAGTTCCTGATATAACAGCCACCGTGTCTATATCTGTCCATTCAGAAAAATCAGATGGACCTTTCCG TGATCCTGATAATAAAATTATACCTGCTGCAGCTTTGGTATCAGATCATCCTAAAGCTTCTTCATCAATAGCAATTAGTGCTTTAATGGAagaaaag GGCTATCAAGTGCCTGTACTTGGAACACCTTCTTTGCTTGGACAGTCCCTTTTGCATGGACAGTTGATACCCACGACCG GTCCAGTAAGAATAAATGCTGCTCGTTCTGCTGGGGGTAGGCCTGGTTGGGAACC aagcATAAATCGAGGACGACACCATGGTGAACGCTCACAGAGGACCCAAGGCCCATCCCTACCAGCAACGCCTGTCTTTGTGCCTGTACCACCACCTCCTTTGTATCCACCACCTCCCCACACACTTCCTCTACCTCCAGGTGTTCCTCCACCACAGTTCCCTCCACAGTTTCCACCTGGGCAGCCACCACCTGCTGGCTACAGCGTCCCTCCTCCAGGTTTCCCTCCAGCACCTGCAAATTTATCAACACCTTGGGTATCAACAGCAGTACAAACAGCTCATTCAAATACTATCCCAACAACACAAGCTCCACCCTTATCCAGGGAAGAGTTCTACAGAGAGCAAAGACGACTTAAAGAGGA gTCTAAATCCCCATATAGTGGCTCCTCTTATTCAAGAAGTTCATATACCTATTCTAAATCAAGATCTGGTTCCTCACGTTCACGTTCCTATTCTCGATCCTTTAGTCGTTCACACTCTCGTTCTTATTCACGATCACCTCCATATCCcagaagaggtagaggaaaaagtcGAAATTATCGTTCAAGATCCAGGTCTCATGGATATCACCGTTCCAGATCAAGGTCACCCCCATATCGGCGATATCATTCACGATCAAGGTCTCCTCCAGTTTTTAGGGGACAGTCTCCTAATAAACGAAATATACCTCAAGGAGAAACAGAACGTGAATACTTCAACAGATACAGAGAAGTTCCACCACCTTATGATATAAAAGCTTACTATGGTAGGAATGTTGACTTCCGGGACCCATTTGAAAAAGAACGTTACAGAGAATGGGAAAGAAATTACAGAGAATGGTATGAAAAATATTACAAAGGTTATGCTGCTGGAGCACAGCCTAGACCTCCAGCAAATAGAGAGAACTTTTCTCCAGAGAGATTTGGACCATTGGGCAACAGAAGAGAGAATTCTCCCTTTGCTCGAGGTCGCAGGGAAGATTATTCTAGTGTACAAGGTCATCGAAGTCGCAACATAGGTGGCAGTTACCCAGAAAAGCTCTCAGCAAGAGATGGTCACACTATGAAGGATAATGCCAagtcaaaagaaaaggagagtgaaAATCCACCAGGAGATGGAAAGGGAAACAAGCATAAGAAACAtcgaaagagaagaaagggggaagaaaatgaaggctTTCCTAACACAGAGTTATTAGAGAGTTCTAGAAAACAAAGAGAACCTGTAGGTGGGGAAGATATTAAAACAGATTCCTTGTTCATTCTCCCCAGTAGAGATGATGCCACCCCTGTTAGAGATGAACCTATGGAGGCAGAATCAATCACTTTTAAACCtgtatcagaaaaggaaaagaaagaaaaagacaaaccaAAAGCAAAAGGTGATAAGACTAAACGTAAAAATGAAGGAACTGCTGGTTCCAAAAAAGAGAGCACTGCAAAACCTGTTAAAGCATCCCAGGAAAAAATAGATGTAGAACGTGAAAAGTCTCCAAGATCTGAACCACCCTccaaaaaagccaaagaggaggtGCCAAAGACAGAAAGTACTAAATCCTCCTCTCAGAAAGATGAAAAGTCCATTAGTACACCCAGAAAAGCTCATCCCAAGATGACAAAAGAACATCAAGAAACTAAATCCACCAAGGaggaaaaagttaaaaaggaaTATTCAAAAGATGCCAAACAAGAAAAGCTAGCTATCAAGGaagaaaagtcaaaaaagaatgagaaaagtaaACCAGCTGATGCCaagccagaaaaaagaaaaagaaaagctgaagaaaaGGGTGTAGAAAAAGAACATGAGATTTTGTCATTGAAGAACTCTAAACCAGAAGTTGCCGAAATGATGAAGCCATCACCAAAGCGCAAAATTGAGCCAGATGTTGAGAAAACAGATAGGACCCCAGAAAAAGACAAAACTGTATTAACTGCTCCAGCTAAAAAGATAAAGCTGAACagagaaacagggaaaaaaattggaagtgGAGAAAATGTGCCCAATGCAAAAGAACTCACTGAAAAATTGGAGCCAACATCTAGTAAAATTAAGCAGGAAAAAGTTAAaggaaaagtaagaagaaaagtgACAGCCACTGAAGGATCTAGCTCAACTCTTGTGGATTACaccag taCAAGCTCAACTGGAGGCAGCCCTGTAaggaaatgtgaagaaaaaaCAGACACAAAGCGAACTGTCATTAAGACCATGGAagaatataataatgataatacagCTCCTGCTGAAGATGTTATTATTATGATTCAGGTTCCTCAGTCGAAGTGGGACAAAGATGACTTTGAATCTGAAGAGGAAGACGTTAAATCTACACAAGCTTTGTCAAGCGTAGGAAAGCCTGCTAGTGTTATAAAAAATGTTAGCACTAAGCCATCAAATCCTGTTAAGCATATTGAAAAAGAAAGCGAGCCATCAGAGAAAATTCAGAAGCCCACAAAAGAAGTAAGCCATGAAGGTGTACAGCACGAGGCCAAAAGTTCAAAAATTTGTTCATCCagtgaaaaaggaaaaaccaaagatCGGGATCATTCTGTGTCAGATAAGGAAAACTCCgaaaaaaggaaaagcagcaATCAGACAGAAAAAGATACTAGTATAGATCGTATAAATGAACAGGGAAACTTTAAAAGTCTTTCTCAATCATCCAAAGACAGTAGAACTTTGGATAAGCATGATTCTGGGCGCGGTTCCTCAAGTAAAGACTTTACCCCTAATAGAGACAAAAAAGTGGACTATGATAACAGGGATCACTCTGGTTCCAAACGGAGAGATGAAAGGAGTGACTTAACAAGAAGAAAAGATTCTCCTTCTCGAACTAAATTAGAATCTTCATTGGgtcagaaaaataaactgaaggatGAAAGGACAGATATGCCTAAAAAGGGAGTAGGAGAATCAAAAAGAAGCAACTCTAGTCCTTCAAAAGACAGAAGATCATATGATCACAAAGCTGTTCATGATTCCAAACGGTCAAATGATGACAATAAATCTGTAGACAAAAATCCAGTTAAAGAGCGAGAGAAGCATGTATCAGAAACCAAAAACAATAAAGAGAAAGAGTTAAgtggaaataaattattttgtagacATAGCTCACCAGATACACAGATTGAAAAAGAGCATGTTACTGGACAGAACGATAAGACTATTGTCAAACCTAAGCCCCAGGTAAGCCACTCTTCTCGACTTTCTTCTGACTTAACAAGAGAAACTGATGAGGCTGCTTTTGTACCAGACTATAATGAAAGTGATAGTGAGAGTAATGTGTCTGCAAAAGAGGAGGAAACTCTGGGGAAAAATCCTAAGGAACTGAAAGATAAGGTGACAGAGAAACCTAAAGAGACCTTGGATGCAACAGTAGTTGGTCAAATAGGTGTAAGAAGTCAGAGTCAGAGTAGTCCTAGTGTTAGCCGAAGTCGCAGTCATAGCCCTTCTGGAAGCCAAACACGAAGCCACAGCAGCAGCGCTAGCTCAGCAGAAAGTCAGGAcagcaagaagaagaaaaagaaaaaggaaaaaaagaagcacaAGAAACATAAAAAACATAAGAAACATAAGAAACATGCAGGCACtgaattagaattggaaaagagCCAAAAACACAAGCATAAGaagaaaaaatccaagaaaagcaaagataaagaaaaggagaaggaaaaggaaaaggatgaccAAAAAGTTAAATCTGTCACAGTATAA
- the RBBP6 gene encoding E3 ubiquitin-protein ligase RBBP6 isoform X1, whose translation MSCVHYKFSSKLNYDTVTFDGLHISLCDLKKQIMGREKLKAADCDLQITNAQTKEEYTDDNALIPKNSSVIVRRIPIGGVKSTSKTYVMTSKSRTILETPFRSRTEPVSGTSKAIDDSSASISLAQLTKTANLAEANASEEDKIKAMMSQSGHEYDPINYMKKPLGPPPPSYTCFRCGKPGHYIKNCPTNGDKNFESVPRIKKSTGIPRSFMMEVKDPNMKGAMLTNTGKYAIPTIDAEAYAIGKKEKPPFLPEEPSSSSEEDDPIPDELLCLICKDIMTDAVVIPCCGNSYCDECIRTALLESDEHTCPTCHQNDVSPDALIANKFLRQAVNNFKNETGYTKRLRKQIPAPPPSIPPPRPLIQRNLQPLMRPPISRQQDPLMIPVTSASTHAATSISSSMTPNQSSLSSAVPINQPSPAPVPDITATVSISVHSEKSDGPFRDPDNKIIPAAALVSDHPKASSSIAISALMEEKGYQVPVLGTPSLLGQSLLHGQLIPTTGPVRINAARSAGGRPGWEPSINRGRHHGERSQRTQGPSLPATPVFVPVPPPPLYPPPPHTLPLPPGVPPPQFPPQFPPGQPPPAGYSVPPPGFPPAPANLSTPWVSTAVQTAHSNTIPTTQAPPLSREEFYREQRRLKEEEKKKSKLDEFTNDFAKELMEYKKIQKERRRSFSRSKSPYSGSSYSRSSYTYSKSRSGSSRSRSYSRSFSRSHSRSYSRSPPYPRRGRGKSRNYRSRSRSHGYHRSRSRSPPYRRYHSRSRSPPVFRGQSPNKRNIPQGETEREYFNRYREVPPPYDIKAYYGRNVDFRDPFEKERYREWERNYREWYEKYYKGYAAGAQPRPPANRENFSPERFGPLGNRRENSPFARGRREDYSSVQGHRSRNIGGSYPEKLSARDGHTMKDNAKSKEKESENPPGDGKGNKHKKHRKRRKGEENEGFPNTELLESSRKQREPVGGEDIKTDSLFILPSRDDATPVRDEPMEAESITFKPVSEKEKKEKDKPKAKGDKTKRKNEGTAGSKKESTAKPVKASQEKIDVEREKSPRSEPPSKKAKEEVPKTESTKSSSQKDEKSISTPRKAHPKMTKEHQETKSTKEEKVKKEYSKDAKQEKLAIKEEKSKKNEKSKPADAKPEKRKRKAEEKGVEKEHEILSLKNSKPEVAEMMKPSPKRKIEPDVEKTDRTPEKDKTVLTAPAKKIKLNRETGKKIGSGENVPNAKELTEKLEPTSSKIKQEKVKGKVRRKVTATEGSSSTLVDYTSTSSTGGSPVRKCEEKTDTKRTVIKTMEEYNNDNTAPAEDVIIMIQVPQSKWDKDDFESEEEDVKSTQALSSVGKPASVIKNVSTKPSNPVKHIEKESEPSEKIQKPTKEVSHEGVQHEAKSSKICSSSEKGKTKDRDHSVSDKENSEKRKSSNQTEKDTSIDRINEQGNFKSLSQSSKDSRTLDKHDSGRGSSSKDFTPNRDKKVDYDNRDHSGSKRRDERSDLTRRKDSPSRTKLESSLGQKNKLKDERTDMPKKGVGESKRSNSSPSKDRRSYDHKAVHDSKRSNDDNKSVDKNPVKEREKHVSETKNNKEKELSGNKLFCRHSSPDTQIEKEHVTGQNDKTIVKPKPQVSHSSRLSSDLTRETDEAAFVPDYNESDSESNVSAKEEETLGKNPKELKDKVTEKPKETLDATVVGQIGVRSQSQSSPSVSRSRSHSPSGSQTRSHSSSASSAESQDSKKKKKKKEKKKHKKHKKHKKHKKHAGTELELEKSQKHKHKKKKSKKSKDKEKEKEKEKDDQKVKSVTV comes from the exons GACTTCCAAATCGCGCACAATCCTAGAAACTCCTTTCAG aagtCGAACTGAACCAGTGAGTGGAACCTCAAAAGCA ATTGATGACTCTTCTGCGTCTATTTCTCTGGCCCAGCTTAcaaag ACTGCCAATCTGGCTGAAGCCAATGCTTctgaagaagataaaataaaagcaatgatGTCACAGTCTGGCCACGAATATGATCCAATCAA ttACATGAAGAAACCTCTGGGTCCCCCTCCACCGTCCTATACCTGTTTCCGGTGTGGTAAACCTGGTCATTACATAAAGAATTGCCCAACAAATGGG GATAAAAACTTTGAATCAGTTCCCAGGATTAAAAAGAGTACTggaattcctaggagttttatgATGGAGGTCAAAGATCCTAATATGAAAGGTGCCATGCTTACCAACACTGGAAAATATGCAATCCCAACTATAGATGC aGAGGCATATGCcatagggaagaaagaaaaaccacCTTTCCTACCAGAGGAACCATCCTCTTCATCAGAAGAGGATGACCCTATCCCAGATGAATTGTTATGTCTAATCTGCAAAGATATAATGACTGATGCAGTTGTCATACCTTGCTGTGGAAACAGTTATTGTGATGAAT GTATAAGAACAGCATTGCTAGAATCAGATGAACATACATGTCCAACTTGTCATCAGAATGATGTATCTCCTGATGCTTTAATTGCCAACAAATTTTTACGCCAG GCTGTTAATAACTTCAAAAATGAAACTGGCTATACTAAAAGGCTTCGAAAACAGATACCCGCACCACCACCTTCAATTCCACCTCCAAGACCACTAATTCAGCGGAACCTACAACCCTTAATGAGACCTCCAATCTCAAGACAGCAGGACCCTTTAATGATTCCAGTGACTTCTGCATCTACTCATGCTGCTACTTCTATATCATCATCCATGACTCCCAATCAGTCTTCCCTATCATCTGCTGTACCTATAAATCAGCCTTCTCCAGCGCCAGTTCCTGATATAACAGCCACCGTGTCTATATCTGTCCATTCAGAAAAATCAGATGGACCTTTCCG TGATCCTGATAATAAAATTATACCTGCTGCAGCTTTGGTATCAGATCATCCTAAAGCTTCTTCATCAATAGCAATTAGTGCTTTAATGGAagaaaag GGCTATCAAGTGCCTGTACTTGGAACACCTTCTTTGCTTGGACAGTCCCTTTTGCATGGACAGTTGATACCCACGACCG GTCCAGTAAGAATAAATGCTGCTCGTTCTGCTGGGGGTAGGCCTGGTTGGGAACC aagcATAAATCGAGGACGACACCATGGTGAACGCTCACAGAGGACCCAAGGCCCATCCCTACCAGCAACGCCTGTCTTTGTGCCTGTACCACCACCTCCTTTGTATCCACCACCTCCCCACACACTTCCTCTACCTCCAGGTGTTCCTCCACCACAGTTCCCTCCACAGTTTCCACCTGGGCAGCCACCACCTGCTGGCTACAGCGTCCCTCCTCCAGGTTTCCCTCCAGCACCTGCAAATTTATCAACACCTTGGGTATCAACAGCAGTACAAACAGCTCATTCAAATACTATCCCAACAACACAAGCTCCACCCTTATCCAGGGAAGAGTTCTACAGAGAGCAAAGACGACTTAAAGAGGA ggaaaagaaaaagtccaAACTAGATGAGTTTACAAATGATTTTGCTAAGGAATTGATGGAATACAAAAAGATTCAAAAGGAGCGTAGGCGCTCATTTTCAAG gTCTAAATCCCCATATAGTGGCTCCTCTTATTCAAGAAGTTCATATACCTATTCTAAATCAAGATCTGGTTCCTCACGTTCACGTTCCTATTCTCGATCCTTTAGTCGTTCACACTCTCGTTCTTATTCACGATCACCTCCATATCCcagaagaggtagaggaaaaagtcGAAATTATCGTTCAAGATCCAGGTCTCATGGATATCACCGTTCCAGATCAAGGTCACCCCCATATCGGCGATATCATTCACGATCAAGGTCTCCTCCAGTTTTTAGGGGACAGTCTCCTAATAAACGAAATATACCTCAAGGAGAAACAGAACGTGAATACTTCAACAGATACAGAGAAGTTCCACCACCTTATGATATAAAAGCTTACTATGGTAGGAATGTTGACTTCCGGGACCCATTTGAAAAAGAACGTTACAGAGAATGGGAAAGAAATTACAGAGAATGGTATGAAAAATATTACAAAGGTTATGCTGCTGGAGCACAGCCTAGACCTCCAGCAAATAGAGAGAACTTTTCTCCAGAGAGATTTGGACCATTGGGCAACAGAAGAGAGAATTCTCCCTTTGCTCGAGGTCGCAGGGAAGATTATTCTAGTGTACAAGGTCATCGAAGTCGCAACATAGGTGGCAGTTACCCAGAAAAGCTCTCAGCAAGAGATGGTCACACTATGAAGGATAATGCCAagtcaaaagaaaaggagagtgaaAATCCACCAGGAGATGGAAAGGGAAACAAGCATAAGAAACAtcgaaagagaagaaagggggaagaaaatgaaggctTTCCTAACACAGAGTTATTAGAGAGTTCTAGAAAACAAAGAGAACCTGTAGGTGGGGAAGATATTAAAACAGATTCCTTGTTCATTCTCCCCAGTAGAGATGATGCCACCCCTGTTAGAGATGAACCTATGGAGGCAGAATCAATCACTTTTAAACCtgtatcagaaaaggaaaagaaagaaaaagacaaaccaAAAGCAAAAGGTGATAAGACTAAACGTAAAAATGAAGGAACTGCTGGTTCCAAAAAAGAGAGCACTGCAAAACCTGTTAAAGCATCCCAGGAAAAAATAGATGTAGAACGTGAAAAGTCTCCAAGATCTGAACCACCCTccaaaaaagccaaagaggaggtGCCAAAGACAGAAAGTACTAAATCCTCCTCTCAGAAAGATGAAAAGTCCATTAGTACACCCAGAAAAGCTCATCCCAAGATGACAAAAGAACATCAAGAAACTAAATCCACCAAGGaggaaaaagttaaaaaggaaTATTCAAAAGATGCCAAACAAGAAAAGCTAGCTATCAAGGaagaaaagtcaaaaaagaatgagaaaagtaaACCAGCTGATGCCaagccagaaaaaagaaaaagaaaagctgaagaaaaGGGTGTAGAAAAAGAACATGAGATTTTGTCATTGAAGAACTCTAAACCAGAAGTTGCCGAAATGATGAAGCCATCACCAAAGCGCAAAATTGAGCCAGATGTTGAGAAAACAGATAGGACCCCAGAAAAAGACAAAACTGTATTAACTGCTCCAGCTAAAAAGATAAAGCTGAACagagaaacagggaaaaaaattggaagtgGAGAAAATGTGCCCAATGCAAAAGAACTCACTGAAAAATTGGAGCCAACATCTAGTAAAATTAAGCAGGAAAAAGTTAAaggaaaagtaagaagaaaagtgACAGCCACTGAAGGATCTAGCTCAACTCTTGTGGATTACaccag taCAAGCTCAACTGGAGGCAGCCCTGTAaggaaatgtgaagaaaaaaCAGACACAAAGCGAACTGTCATTAAGACCATGGAagaatataataatgataatacagCTCCTGCTGAAGATGTTATTATTATGATTCAGGTTCCTCAGTCGAAGTGGGACAAAGATGACTTTGAATCTGAAGAGGAAGACGTTAAATCTACACAAGCTTTGTCAAGCGTAGGAAAGCCTGCTAGTGTTATAAAAAATGTTAGCACTAAGCCATCAAATCCTGTTAAGCATATTGAAAAAGAAAGCGAGCCATCAGAGAAAATTCAGAAGCCCACAAAAGAAGTAAGCCATGAAGGTGTACAGCACGAGGCCAAAAGTTCAAAAATTTGTTCATCCagtgaaaaaggaaaaaccaaagatCGGGATCATTCTGTGTCAGATAAGGAAAACTCCgaaaaaaggaaaagcagcaATCAGACAGAAAAAGATACTAGTATAGATCGTATAAATGAACAGGGAAACTTTAAAAGTCTTTCTCAATCATCCAAAGACAGTAGAACTTTGGATAAGCATGATTCTGGGCGCGGTTCCTCAAGTAAAGACTTTACCCCTAATAGAGACAAAAAAGTGGACTATGATAACAGGGATCACTCTGGTTCCAAACGGAGAGATGAAAGGAGTGACTTAACAAGAAGAAAAGATTCTCCTTCTCGAACTAAATTAGAATCTTCATTGGgtcagaaaaataaactgaaggatGAAAGGACAGATATGCCTAAAAAGGGAGTAGGAGAATCAAAAAGAAGCAACTCTAGTCCTTCAAAAGACAGAAGATCATATGATCACAAAGCTGTTCATGATTCCAAACGGTCAAATGATGACAATAAATCTGTAGACAAAAATCCAGTTAAAGAGCGAGAGAAGCATGTATCAGAAACCAAAAACAATAAAGAGAAAGAGTTAAgtggaaataaattattttgtagacATAGCTCACCAGATACACAGATTGAAAAAGAGCATGTTACTGGACAGAACGATAAGACTATTGTCAAACCTAAGCCCCAGGTAAGCCACTCTTCTCGACTTTCTTCTGACTTAACAAGAGAAACTGATGAGGCTGCTTTTGTACCAGACTATAATGAAAGTGATAGTGAGAGTAATGTGTCTGCAAAAGAGGAGGAAACTCTGGGGAAAAATCCTAAGGAACTGAAAGATAAGGTGACAGAGAAACCTAAAGAGACCTTGGATGCAACAGTAGTTGGTCAAATAGGTGTAAGAAGTCAGAGTCAGAGTAGTCCTAGTGTTAGCCGAAGTCGCAGTCATAGCCCTTCTGGAAGCCAAACACGAAGCCACAGCAGCAGCGCTAGCTCAGCAGAAAGTCAGGAcagcaagaagaagaaaaagaaaaaggaaaaaaagaagcacaAGAAACATAAAAAACATAAGAAACATAAGAAACATGCAGGCACtgaattagaattggaaaagagCCAAAAACACAAGCATAAGaagaaaaaatccaagaaaagcaaagataaagaaaaggagaaggaaaaggaaaaggatgaccAAAAAGTTAAATCTGTCACAGTATAA